From Xyrauchen texanus isolate HMW12.3.18 chromosome 9, RBS_HiC_50CHRs, whole genome shotgun sequence, the proteins below share one genomic window:
- the LOC127649727 gene encoding proteasome subunit beta type-11-like has translation MALQDVCGFQETPVDTSVCAYLPKVMASIWRTPFEFDQDSPLNFLFPPQQSSRKNRAPTTFSCMLPHPQPFQLAHGTTTLGFTFQGGVIAAADTRASCKGLICCPISQKILPIHSHLVVTTSGSGADCMLWERILTREMRLYQLRHHRRLTVSGAAKLLSMMLHPFKGTEVCVAATLCGWDGEETWITSATQQASVKMAEVVKAMEHNTPLSANNGALSALDSEKMDSTNTPREFLKDPNGLSQTVSDPITKSTLSTIGGQSGPSVCYVCSDGLQLKGEIISVGSGSPYAYAVLDDGWRWGMTVDEAVGLAREAVFRATHRDAYSGNNVDLFHITAHGCRRRAREDLKEEYYSEREREKEKIKERERERQNREADELVEERG, from the coding sequence ATGGCTCTGCAGGATGTCTGTGGTTTTCAGGAGACCCCTGTTGACACCAGCGTGTGTGCTTACCTACCAAAGGTGATGGCATCCATTTGGAGGACACCGTTTGAGTTTGACCAAGACAGTcctcttaattttctttttccCCCTCAACAGAGCAGCAGAAAAAACAGAGCTCCAACAACCTTTTCCTGCATGTTACCCCATCCACAACCCTTTCAGCTAGCACATGGTACAACCACTCTTGGTTTCACATTTCAGGGTGGCGTGATAGCCGCTGCAGATACTCGGGCCAGCTGCAAGGGTCTAATCTGCTGCCCAATAAGTCAGAAGATTTTGCCCATCCACTCTCACCTGGTGGTCACCACCTCCGGCAGTGGTGCAGACTGCATGCTGTGGGAACGAATCCTCACCCGTGAAATGAGGCTCTACCAGCTTCGGCACCACAGGAGACTTACCGTCAGTGGAGCTGCAAAGCTGCTCTCCATGATGCTTCATCCATTCAAAGGCACTGAAGTGTGTGTGGCAGCTACTCTGTGTGGATGGGATGGAGAGGAAACTTGGATAACGAGTGCAACCCAACAGGCCAGCGTAAAAATGGCAGAAGTTGTGAAAGCAATGGAACACAATACCCCTTTATCTGCAAATAATGGTGCACTATCAGCTCTAGACAGTGAGAAAATGGACTCAACAAACACTCCGAGGGAGTTCTTGAAGGATCCCAATGGACTAAGTCAAACAGTGTCAGATCCGATTACAAAAAGTACTCTGTCAACAATTGGAGGGCAGTCTGGACCCAGTGTGTGCTATGTGTGCAGTGATGGCCTGCAACTGAAAGGAGAGATAATCTCAGTGGGCTCAGGGTCACCCTATGCATACGCTGTGCTTGATGATGGCTGGAGATGGGGAATGACTGTGGATGAGGCTGTGGGACTGGCCCGGGAGGCTGTTTTTAGAGCAACTCACAGAGATGCCTATTCTGGGAATAATGTAGACCTTTTCCACATCACTGCCCATGGCTGCAGACGCAGAGCCAGAGAGGATCTTAAGGAGGAGTACTACagtgagagggaaagagagaaggagaaaattaaagagagggagagagagagacagaatagAGAGGCGGATGAGCTGGTTGAAGAAAGAGGTTGA